The window ttctccaagaaaaaaaatgaaagaaaatgacTCTCTGTAATCCTCACCTGCTTCATGTCTGACCATTGGCTCTTGATTAGTGTCTTTCAGGACCGTCTCTAGGATAGGAATGGCCCGCTCGTCTTGCATTTGTCCGAGGCAGTATGCCAGCTCGTGCTTCAGAAGTGCAGATTCATCCACAAAAGCTTCACTGATCCATTTAATGGCCTCTGCTCCACCAAGGTTGCGGAGAGTAAAAAGTGCTCTAAAGCGAGTTGTCAGGTCCTGCTTCGGGTTGACGAGAATGCTCCCCACAGCACCTACATCCTTATCATTTGCCATGAGTCAGGTCTGGTTGATGTCCTTATGACCAGGTTAAACAGAGTACTCCAGAAAGCAGCATATACAGAACCTAAattaaaagcaataaaaaaaactgatgaTGTAAAATTGATGATTCAAAACCTTGTGAGCcgcctacctagacagcatttttgaTCTTAAAAGGCTACAAACAAATCTGATCTTTAGGAATTAACGGTGTCATCTTTTATGTTATGGCATAACGATGTCATCATATTTGGATTTAGAAAGTGATATTAATAGAAATGTGTGTATTCGatgtgctttttttattttcagaatgacattttgtaatgtaaaaacattacaCAATTATAAGATACATTATCCAACAAAATACCATATACATAAAAAGAATGGGCTGTTTGCAGACCagattttttacattaaattaaattatacataAACCCTTTAGAAAGAACTGGAAAAAGGAAAACCCTTTATGTTATAAAAGTACTGAACTGTATGTATcttgtaatttatttgtaatttcatAAGTCTAATGATTCAGCTAAAAAGTGTAATTTTGAAGTGTTTCGTGAACGAATTGTTTAGACTGGTTATAAGAATAGATTCAACCAATTAACTGAAAAGTTCCGACTCAAAATAACGATTCATTCATGAAtggtatatataatatataatgttgaCTAGACAGACGGTTTAATGTGGTTTTAAACAGAGCCATGGTGTTGCCAATGTTAAAGCTTCTTTTTCACCATAGTGCATCTCTGTCAGCAGTACACATGCGTCAATTTGTCTCACTGTTAACTAGCGTGTTATGCAGCAGGCAGAATGGTgagtttaaaaacattacaatgttAGTGACAGCATGACGCTAACCGAATTTACAGACGGATtcattacattgtttaaattatttatatcttGAACTTACTACAAGCGGAGAGGTTGTTTTTTCACTCATATGGTGCTCTCCATGTGAGCGTCCACGCAAAGAGGAACTGTTTCACTCCTGTGTAATCCAGCAGTTGTCGAATTACTCTCATTTGTctagcgccacctactggattGGAGTTGAAAACAAtgttaaagggaaagttcacccaaaaataaaaattctgtcatcatttactaaccctcaggttgttccaaacctgtataaatttctttgttctgttgaacacaaaggaagatattttgaagaatgtgagaaactgaacagttctggggcaccatggacttccatagtatttttttcaatggtgccccaaagcagcctggctacaaactttcttcaaaatatcttcctttgtgtacagcagaacaaagaaatttatacagatttggaacaacttgcgggtgagtaaatgatgacagaattttcattttcaggtgaagtatccctttaaatttgTAAACAAACAGTAagtatatatgaagacttcagatgcaaatgcctttaagtgccatctgaaattttcttctaaatgaGCGTTTTTATTAGGCtcctatgtttaggttcagtaatgtCACTTTAACGGCAATCAATaagtccttttcattgccattaaagtgaaataaacaCAGGAGCCtgataaaaatgatcattttagatgaaaatttcagatggcacttagaggttTTCATAATGGAACTCTTCATATATCATTTAGTGATTCTCAGACTTTTTGACTCAGGAAAAATCCAACAGTATATTGAGAGGGGAAAAAGAAATGTGATTTTAGTTTACATCTtgactgtgtttttaattaagcttgattgtttaatatattaatgatattaattttattaataataataatttaaatacttttaagtAGTCATTCTGCAGCCCTACTGGGTCCCGaccccctggttgagaaccactgatttacattgttccaaacctgtaagactttcttcTTTTACATGTGAGGAGAAATCATGAAAAATGTTGATGCAGCACATTTAAATTCTAGGAAAGTCAGCATGGACTGAGGTACTCAGTCCCTAACatcatatttaacatattttatgttccaatatctgtttggttacaaacaatcttccaaatatcttctgtgttcagcagaacgaagaaattcatacaggtttggaacaacttaagggtgagtaaatgatgacagaaattaaatttttgggtgaacaatcccttcAAGTCACATGGGTTGGAATATgatgtgaataaatgatgatttttaggtttaagtcattttcaaaattttgaaACATGCATTGCCATcagtattttttgtttatttcaactaaacagaaataaaaacatttagatagatGCTCTATTTACAATATCAATACATCAGACACAAAATAAAACTTATCAAGTCTATAAGTCATATTAAAAGTCATTCATTTATAAAATTTAATAGCTTTAGAGTCATAAAATATGAGATTGACTttgaatacatttaatttagACACTTCCAGTCTGCTAAATCATAttaattttcaaaatattaaatgacaGCTATAAACAGACTAATAAAACAATTCATCAATACACAAGCTATGCCATTCCAACTTGAGGAGACTCAGGTACAGGCAGAACCGGGCTGCTTGTTGGAGACTGATCAAGTATTTTACTCATCTGTTGTTGCTCAAAATAGCTACAGAGCAGAGAACGAACTGCCTCAGCATTTGGATCATCTATATAGACCGTAGAAACATCTGTGGGCTGTGGACATTCATTCTGACTCAGTGCTTCAACCCACTCCTCTTTAAACGGGCTGTTATGCACGTTACAGATATTGTGCAAGATACAGCAAGCTACAGCCATCTTGGATACCAAGTCTAAGTTGCTGTCATTTCTGTTGTGCAGACACTGCCATCGTGCTTTAAGGCGCTGGAAGGCATGTTCGATGACTTTAAGGCCGTGGTTTAGTTGGATGTTGAAGGTTTGCTGTTGCGGTGTTAGATTCTGCGATGAAGGATAACATTTCAGTAACCAGGTTTGAAGTGAGTAACCCGCATCCCCCAGAAGCAGGAATCCCAACGGTTGACCCATGAGTTCTTTGGGTGGCTGAGAGCAGAATCCTCCCTGTTCTGCCATAGTCCACAGCTCTGAGCTCTGCAGGATGGTCATGTCATCTGTGCTGCCTGTGAATCCAGAACAAACGTCCCAGAAAGTACCTTGTGCGTTCACCACACCCTGAAGAACCACGGAGTGCCAACCTCTCGGGTTCCAGCAATCCTGCGTGTCCGTGGAGGGCGATTTAACAGGGATGTGAAGAGAATCGATGACTCCAATGCAGTGAGGAAAACCCCACAGAGTATGAAACTGCTCTGCATTTTCTTCAAGTTCATGATCTGCAGGTAACTGCATGTAGAGGGGTTTCAGTAACAAAATGATGGCTTCACACACCTCCCGTACACACTGACAGACCACAGGGATGGGCACACCGAAGAGTTCGCTTAAGAAACAGTATTCTGTGCTGGTGGACAAACGCATTAAAGCCATGGCGATACATCTCTCTAGTGTAATGGTCTGTCCGGTTTGTTCTATGTACACTTGCTCGAGCTGAGGCTTGAGTTTGCTGCTCAGAAGAAGGAAGATGTCTCTTGTGACGTGGAACTTGTCAAGCCAGTCTTCTGGTCCAAACTCTGACATCACAACTCTCTCCCACCAGTCTGGGTCTGAAGGGATTGGGACATGATTTTGCAGATCTTCTTCATCTGGTGATGGTGACTAGAGCATatggacagaaaaaaaaatatgtttattgtATGGTTCAATTTGGATTTTAAACAATGTCAATAGATTAAAGTCTTAGAAATGCTTTGTAAACATATACAGAAATGACAGTATACCGTTCTCGTGCTCAGATAATTCTGGAAAAGATGCCTTCGATATCTGATTCGTTTGTGAACTTCAGCTCGCCTTTCTGATATGTAGTTCTGGATTTCTTCTTTTCGCCGCCTAATTTTGGATGCAAGCAAATATTTCATCTCCGCAGCATCTCTCGCCTCGTCCGTTTTCAAGTATGAACGAGGCATTTTGTGCGACGTTTAGTAATAGGTGTTTGTTTTCGTTATTTAGTGACGTTTGTTCATCGTCAAATAAAACAGTAGCACAACAAACGTGTTTCCAACACGCCCATAAACAGCGGTGCGCTAAGCAGTGCCACTTCCGGTCTCCTTCGTtcttgtcaaaataaaagtttgttttctaAACAATGGAAAATGAGAATTAAAAAGCTtaaatccatttaataattttaatgactGATTCTGTGGCTAATTTTTGATACAGATATTTCAGCATCTCCCACCTCTGttctatttttcattttattttatttttgtattgagTAATAGCAAAGTCCCTctttattctatagtctttggtaataGAATTTaagtattaatatatttaagtattATTTTGGGTACTTTAATTGAGTTCTGTTAAAACTAATGATACTATAACTTAATTAAATATACAAGGGAAAATAATACCTTTTAATCTATTACAATTTAATGTAGACCTTTTTATCATAATTACATGTAGACAAAGTACACGTCAGTCATCATGACTTAAATATTTcctcaattatttaaaaaataaaaatgttatttatcttTATTCTAATGTGACTAACAAGTCATGCTCACATGAGCGTGTGGTGAGTGTGAGCGATTTGTGTACGCTGTGTCTCCCCATATCTTTCTCTTTCTATGTTGGATGAGATTATTGATTTTTGTCTACATTTTTTCTGTGGTCAGGTGAAaaggaaatacattttaatattacacTTATATTAATAGTATACACTTaacatgtaaaaataatatatttaattatttaaatatatatgaaatgtattgttttggaacaactttaagtatattaagtGTATTTTAAGACATGTTTAAGattttaacaattttacaaTTTGCTATGTTGGTGCATTGCTGccacatattttattt of the Megalobrama amblycephala isolate DHTTF-2021 linkage group LG12, ASM1881202v1, whole genome shotgun sequence genome contains:
- the LOC125280235 gene encoding putative nuclease HARBI1; translated protein: MPRSYLKTDEARDAAEMKYLLASKIRRRKEEIQNYISERRAEVHKRIRYRRHLFQNYLSTRTSPSPDEEDLQNHVPIPSDPDWWERVVMSEFGPEDWLDKFHVTRDIFLLLSSKLKPQLEQVYIEQTGQTITLERCIAMALMRLSTSTEYCFLSELFGVPIPVVCQCVREVCEAIILLLKPLYMQLPADHELEENAEQFHTLWGFPHCIGVIDSLHIPVKSPSTDTQDCWNPRGWHSVVLQGVVNAQGTFWDVCSGFTGSTDDMTILQSSELWTMAEQGGFCSQPPKELMGQPLGFLLLGDAGYSLQTWLLKCYPSSQNLTPQQQTFNIQLNHGLKVIEHAFQRLKARWQCLHNRNDSNLDLVSKMAVACCILHNICNVHNSPFKEEWVEALSQNECPQPTDVSTVYIDDPNAEAVRSLLCSYFEQQQMSKILDQSPTSSPVLPVPESPQVGMA